Proteins from a genomic interval of Rosa chinensis cultivar Old Blush chromosome 2, RchiOBHm-V2, whole genome shotgun sequence:
- the LOC112186132 gene encoding serine/threonine protein phosphatase 2A 57 kDa regulatory subunit B' theta isoform encodes MIKQILNRLPRKPKSAEHREGGASNTSSNASTSSRSGSTSSKFANSGTTSLSGPNSTPNYGVNHGSKLNQDVNAKVNGNSFASLEALPSFKDVPNSEKQNLCIKKLNLCCYVFDFTDPTKNLKEKDIKRQTLVELVDYIASANGKFSESVIQELVKMVSINLFRTFSSPPHENKALEAFDLEEDEPSMDPAWPHLQVVYELFLRFVASPETDAKLAKRYVDHSFVLKLLGLFDSDDHRERDYLKTVLHRIYGKFMVHRPFIRKAINHIFYHFIFETEKHNGIAELLEILGSIINGFALPLKEEHKLFLVRVLIPLHKPKCVSLYHQQLSYCITQFVEKDCKLADTIIRGLLKYWPITNSSKEVMFLGELEEVLEATQPGEFQRCMVPLFRQVGRCLSSSHFQVAERALFLWNNDHISNLIKQNRHVLLPIIFPSLERNARNHWNQAVQSLTLNVRKIFSDIDPELFEECLLKFQEDEAQEKEMSLKRELTWKRLEEIAAKKASASNEAVLVSPRKAMGKPSG; translated from the exons ATGATCAAACAGATACTTAATAGACTTCCTAGGAAGCCCAAGTCAGCTGAACATCGTGAAGGAGGAGCCTCGAACACTTCTTCAAATGCTTCAACCAGTTCAAGAAGCGGTTCAACGAGTAGTAAATTTGCAAACTCGGGTACTACGTCTCTTTCAGGCCCTAATTCTACTCCTAACTATGGAGTAAATCATGGAAGCAAGCTTAACCAGGATGTGAATGCAAAGGttaatgggaattcatttgcttcaTTGGAGGCATTGCCTAGCTTCAAAGATGTTCCGAATTCGGAGAAGCAGAACTTGTGCATAAAAAAGTTGAACTTGTGTTGTTATGTGTTTGACTTCACTGACCCAACAAAAAACCTCAAGGAAAAGGACATCAAGCGACAGACGTTGGTAGAGCTTGTGGATTACATTGCTTCTGCCAATGGGAAGTTCTCAGAAAGTGTCATTCAAGAACTTGTAAAGATGGTGTCCATAAACTTATTTAGAACATTCAGTTCTCCACCCCATGAAAATAAAGCTCTAGAGGCCTTTGACTTAGAAGAGGACGAGCCCTCAATGGACCCCGCATGGCCGCACTTGCAAGTTGTGTATGAAttgttcttgaggtttgtggcatCACCTGAGACAGATGCAAAGTTGGCTAAGAGGTACGTGGATCACTCGTTCGTTCTCAAGTTATTAGGTCTTTTTGATTCGGATGAccacagagagagagactacTTGAAAACTGTTCTGCACCGAATCTATGGGAAATTTATGGTGCACCGCCCCTTCATCAGGAAAGCAATCAACCACATCTTCTaccattttatttttgaaactgAAAAGCATAATGGGATTGCTGAGCTGTTAGAGATTTTGGGAAGTATAATCAACGGTTTTGCTCTGCCATTGAAAGAAGAGCACAAACTCTTTCTGGTTCGAGTGCTTATTCCACTTCACAAGCCAAAATGCGTATCCTTGTACCATCAGCAGCTATCTTATTGCATTACCCAATTTGTGGAGAAAGACTGTAAACTTGCTGATACAATAATCCGTGGGTTACTAAAATATTGGCCTATTACAAATAGTTCGAAAGAGGTCATGTTCTTAGGTGAGCTGGAAGAAGTTTTAGAAGCTACTCAGCCTGGAGAGTTCCAGCGCTGTATGGTACCATTGTTTCGCCAAGTTGGCCGTTGCTTGAGCAGTTCGCATTTTCAG GTGGCGGAAAGAGCTCTGTTCTTATGGAATAATGATCACATTTCAAACTTAATCAAACAGAATCGCCATGTTTTACTGCCCATCATATTCCCTTCGTTGGAGAGAAATGCAAGAAATCACTGGAACCAGGCAGTTCAGAGCCTAACACTAAATGTCCGCAAGATATTCTCTGATATTGACCCTGAGCTTTTTGAGGAATGCTTGCTCAAATTCCAGGAAGATGAAGCACAAGAGAAGGAAATGAGTTTGAAACGTGAATTGACTTGGAAACGTTTGGAAGAGATTGCTGCAAAGAAAGCTTCTGCAAGTAATGAAGCGGTGCTTGTGTCCCCAAGAAAAGCCATGGGCAAGCCTTCTGGCTAG
- the LOC112188335 gene encoding AUGMIN subunit 6, giving the protein MTMDREKEREIELESAMYTNCLLLGLDPAIIGLGASNSTPRVGFFRHSNPKLGEQLLYFILSSLRGPIQSAKDFDKVWPIFDSTQSRDFRKVVQGIISELESQGALPRSNSRVSSLATCCGPRFVELLWQLSLHALREVHRRTFAADVASNPLPASLTDVAFSHAATLLPVTKARIALERRKFLKNAETAVQRQAMWSNLAHEMTAEFRGLCAEEAYLQQELEKLHDLRNKVKLEGEHWDDLVSSSSQNSHLVSKATRLWESILARKSQHEVLASGPIEDLIAHREHRYRISGSSLLAAMDQSSQVPYADVLSVQSGDFTPTHVDDKEQSDGSYVNINREKMKNNLDSSHSQVNDETLHRADERSGRVHPTVDVAEIIRRWTHALQRIHKQSLHMAKANEGEGPEILRSAHEGSSSGHAESLAATLAEHQQHLVSFQVLINQLKEVAPAIQKSISECTDKVDSISSNLPPMTKHPGRSTSPSQAQSSGRTLESTDDVAEVTSKLSTFQLEKVSASAPALKLPQLFSLTPNSHKRLASATQISQTENFSERKPLEQPLSNNHIDNLPQDSDSNYVQNLKRSVREAALSRKSFHSKSSQGSHSDESSEHFFMPLSSSGFSRLGPESKGGLITSSHHDYDQVNGFLSVTGSNSAASDAQRSFYDFEEAREQVFSPPLLIEDAYEDLLAPLSETEAALMEH; this is encoded by the exons ATGACTATGgacagagagaaggagagagagatagagctgGAGAGTGCAATGTACACTAACTGTTTGCTGTTAGGTTTGGATCCGGCCATTATCGGACTCGGAGCCTCCAACTCCACTCCCCGGGTCGGGTTCTTCCGCCACTCCAACCCCAAACTCGGCGAGCAGCTCCTCTACTTCATCCTCTCTTCCCTCCGTGGCCCAATTCAATCCGCCAAG GATTTCGATAAGGTCTGGCCAATCTTCGATTCTACGCAATCTCGCGATTTTCGTAAG GTTGTGCAAGGGATTATTAGCGAGCTCGAATCGCAAGGGGCGCTTCCCAGGAGCAATTCGAGGGTTTCATCACTTGCTACATGTTGTGGACCGAG GTTTGTAGAACTTCTGTGGCAACTTTCTTTACATGCGTTGCGAGAGGTTCATAGGCGGACATTTGCAGCTGATGTAGCTTCTAACCCTCTTCCTGCGTCATTGACGGATGTGGCCTTTTCACATGCAGCCACTTTACTTCCTGTTACAAAG GCTAGAATAGCACTTGAAAGAAGGAAGTTTCTTAAGAATGCGGAAACAGCAGTACAGAGACAGGCCATGTGGTCAAATTTGGCTCATGAAATGACAGCAGAGTTTCGTGGTCTGTGTGCTGAAGAG GCTTATTTGCAGCAAGAGCTGGAAAAATTACATGATCTTAGGAACAAAGTCAAGTTGGAAGGGGAACATTGGGATGACCTTGTATCTAGTTCGAGTCAGAATTCTCATTTAGTATCCAAGGCTACTCGTTTGTGGGAGTCGATATTAGCCCGTAAAA GTCAACATGAAGTTCTTGCTTCGGGCCCTATCGAGGATTTAATCGCTCATCGGGAGCATAG GTACCGCATTTCTGGATCTTCTTTGCTTGCAGCTATGGATCAGAGCTCTCAGGTTCCTTATGCAGATGTCTTATCTGTCCAGTCTGGTGATTTTACTCCTACACATGTAGATGATAAAGAGCAGAGTGATGGTTCATATGTCAATATTAACAGAGAAAAGATGAAGAATAATTTAGATTCATCCCATTCACAAGTAAATGATGAAACTCTTCATCGAGCAGATGAGAGAAGTGGAAGAGTCCACCCAACTGTTGACGTGGCAGAAATTATCAGGCGTTGGACACATGCTTTACAGCGTATTCATAAACAGTCACTTCATATG GCAAAAGCTAATGAGGGAGAGGGTCCAGAAATTCTAAGAAGTGCGCATGAAGGCAGTTCAAGTGGTCATGCCGAGTCATTAGCTGCAACACTAGCTGAACATCAGCAGCACTTGGTTAGCTTTCAG GTTCTCATTAATCAACTGAAGGAAGTTGCTCCAGCAATACAAAAGTCAATATCAGAATGTACAGATAAAGTAGATAGCATTTCCTCTAATCTGCCTCCAATGACTAAGCATCCTGGCCGCTCAACCTCACCTAGTCAAGCACAGAGCAGTGGAAGGACATTG GAGAGCACTGATGATGTGGCTGAAGTCACTTCGAAGTTGTCCACCTTTCAGCTCGAAAAGGTTTCAGCCAGTGCGCCTGCTCTAAAGCTCCCCCAGTTATTTAGCTTGACGCCTAATTCTCATAAGCGCCTTGCTTCAGCTACTCAAATAAGTCAAacagagaatttttctgaaagGAAACCTTTGGAGCAGCCTCTATCTAATAATCACATAGATAATCTGCCACAAG ATAGTGATAGTAATTATGTCCAGAATTTAAAGAGATCTGTTAGAGAAGCTGCTTTGTCACGGAAGTCCTTCCATTCCAAATCATCACAAGGCAGTCATTCTGATGAAAGCTCAGAGCATTTCTTTATGCCTCTTTCATCATCTGGGTTTTCTCGTCTGGGTCCAGAATCTAAAGGGGGTTTGATAACTAGTTCGCATCATGATTATGACCAAGTAAATGGGTTTCTTTCAGTTACGGGTTCAAACAGTGCTGCTTCTGATGCACAAAGATCGTTTTATGACTTTGAGGAAGCTCGGGAGCAGGTCTTCTCTCCTCCTTTGCTAATAGAAGATGCTTATGAAGACTTACTGG CACCGCTTTCAGAAACTGAAGCAGCATTAATGGAGCACTGA
- the LOC112187678 gene encoding plant UBX domain-containing protein 1: MILDSSSKRRRVTNINSMEAEEAKAKLTAAKEKFGREIRVFETAASSSSQNVESNTEEPDDLYEFTAEDYYRIMNTKKEDKFLKTRKIREAEQAARRSRITKAVIRVRFPDNTTLEATFHPSETIQSLVDLLMKVVARPELSFHIYTTPPKKLIKDMTQDFYSAGFAPGAIVYFSYDIPKGDDTTDVKSGPFLHDEIMSLKGQELVKEHAEPVQTAPEPIHEAPPPVVQEKKPAEKKSVKPKWLKM, encoded by the exons ATGATCCTTGATTCTTCTTCTAAAAGAAGGAGGGTCACCAACATTAATAGCATGGAGGCCGAAGAAGCCAAG GCCAAGCTCACAGCAGCAAAAGAAAAGTTTGGCAGAGAAATTCGTGTTTTTGAAACGGCAGCATCTTCTTCTTCGCAAAATGTAGAGTCCAATACTG AGGAGCCAGATGACCTTTATGAGTTCACTGCAGAGGATTATTATCGGATAATGAATACCAAGAAGGAAG ATAAGTTCCTGAAAACACGAAAGATTAGAGAGGCAGAACAGGCAGCTCGCAGGTCAAGGATAACAAAG GCTGTGATCAGGGTTCGCTTTCCTGATAATACAACATTAGAGGCCACTTTTCATCCATCAGAAACAATTCAGAGCTTGGTTGATCTCCTTATGAAAGTGGTTGCTCGACCAGAATTATCATTCCACATAT ATACTACTCCTCCTAAGAAGCTGATAAAAGACATGACACAGGACTTTTACTCTGCTGGCTTTGCTCCTGGTGCGattgtatatttttcatatgatATTCCAAAAG GTGATGATACTACAGATGTCAAGTCAGGTCCTTTCCTTCACGACGAGATCATGTCTTTGAAAGGTCAGGAACTTGTGAAAGAGCATGCAGAGCCTGTTCAGACTGCACCAGAACCTATACACGAGGCACCACCCCCTGTTGTCCAAGAGAAGAAGCCTGCCGAGAAAAAATCTGTTAAGCCAAAGTGGCTGAAAATGTGA
- the LOC112190616 gene encoding DNA repair protein RAD5A isoform X1: protein MGNKITDELLSTVRSIVDSGYSDMDIIRALHMANNDVTAAINIIFDTPTPKSKERSDFASSPKISSPEVANSKPNGGDCPASSGDDVVGDVESSAGSEWWLVGCGEVAGLSTCRGRRIKPRDEVDFTFPLKISPSPGKVFGRGRPPAACSEIVRFSTTDSGEIGRIPKEWARCLLPLVRDKKVKIEGHCKSAPDVLSIMDTILLSISVHINSSMFLKQKQTSLKTASNSTEETVVHPLPTLFQLLGLTPFQKAEFTPGDLYTRKRPLDQKDSSGLCASIIHANISKNPSRNEDEVENEECISDAEVDNIVGVGDSSELEEMDPPAALLCELRPYQKQALHWMIQLEKGKCMDEAAMTLHPCWEAYHLADKRDRIIYLNAFSGDATTEFPSALQMARGGILADAMGLGKTIMTIALLVAHSGHGSSGSQPVSRSSSEDIEASDMSEYSSKLPKAVTKFSGFHKLMKQKKTLAYGGSLIVCPMTLLGQWKAEIESHVQPGSVSVYVHYGQSRPRDATLLAQSDVVITTYGVLASEFSTENSKDNGGLYSVSWFRVVLDEAHTIKSSKSQISIAAAALVAGRRWCLTGTPIQNNLEDIYSLLRFLRVEPWANWAWWNKLIQKPFEEGDERGLRLVQSILKTIMLRRTKFSTDREGRPILVLPPADIQVVYCELTEAEKDFYEALFKRSKVKFDQFVEQGRVLHNYASILELLLRLRQCCDHPFLVMSRGDTQEFSDLNKLARHFLKGSQNSVEGEAKDVPSRAYVQEVVEEMRKGEQGECPICLEAFEDAVLTTCAHRLCRECLLASWRNSTSGLCPVCRKSLSKQDLITAPTDSRFHVDIEKNWVESSKIVILLRELECLRSSGSKSIVFSQWTAFLDLLQIPLSRSNIPFLRLDGTLNQQQREKVLKQFSEDSDILVLLMSLKAGGVGINLTAASNAFVLDPWWNPAVEEQAVMRIHRIGQTKSVMIKRFIVKGTVEERMEAVQARKQRLISGALTDQEVRSARIEELKMLFT, encoded by the exons ATGGGCAACAAAATCACCGACGAACTATTATCCACCGTTCGTTCAATCGTCGATTCCGGCTACTCCGACATGGACATAATCCGAGCCCTACACATGGCCAACAACGACGTCACCGCCGCGATCAACATCATCTTCGACACCCCCACACCCAAATCTAAAGAAAGGTCAGATTTCGCGAGCAGTCCCAAAATCTCGAGTCCTGAAGTCGCGAATTCGAAGCCGAACGGCGGCGATTGCCCCGCCAGTTCGGGCGATGATGTAGTAGGTGACGTGGAGAGTTCGGCCGGCAGCGAGTGGTGGTTGGTGGGTTGCGGCGAGGTGGCGGGGTTATCGACGTGTAGAGGGAGGAGGATCAAGCCCCGAGACGAAGTGGATTTCACATTTCCTTTGAAGATTTCGCCGTCTCCCGGCAAGGTTTTCGGGAGGGGACGGCCGCCGGCGGCGTGTTCGGAGATTGTGAGGTTCTCCACGACGGATTCCGGAGAG ATTGGACGAATACCCAAGGAATGGGCTCGGTGTCTGTTGCCACTTGTGAGAGATAAGAAGGTTAAAATCGAGGGGCATTGTAAATCTGCTCCTGATGTCTTGAGCATTATGGACACCATTCTCTTGTCTATAAG TGTGCATATCAATAGTTCTATGTTCCTTAAGCAAAAGCAGACCTCACTTAAGACGGCCAGTAATTCCACAGAGGAAACAGTGGTTCATCCTCTCCCGACATTGTTTCAGTTGCTAGGCCTAACTCCTTTCCAGAAG GCGGAATTTACTCCTGGTGACTTGTACACGAGAAAGCGCCCTTTAGACCAAAAG GACAGTTCTGGGCTTTGTGCCTCAATTATACATGCAAATATTTCTAAAAATCCTTCTAGAAATGAAGATGAAGTTGAAAATGAGGAATGTATTTCAGATGCTGAGGTTGATAACATTGTTGGGGTTGGAGATAGCTCTGAGTTAGAG GAAATGGATCCTCCTGCTGCACTTCTGTGTGAACTTCGTCCGTATCAAAAGCAGGCTCTTCATTGGATGATTCAACTTGAAAAGGGAAAATGCATGGATGAGGCAGCAATGACTCTTCACCCTTGTTGGGAGGCATATCATCTTGCAGACAA GAGGGACCGTATTATATATTTGAACGCATTTTCTGGTGACGCAACAACAGAATTTCCAAGCGCACTTCAAATGGCCAGAGGAGGA ATCCTAGCTGATGCTATGGGCCTGGGAAAGACGATTATGACAATAGCACTCCTTGTTGCTCATTCAGGACATGGATCATCAGGTAGTCAACCTGTGAGCCGGTCCTCCAGTGAAGATATTGAAGCCAGTGACATGTCAGAATATTCATCAAAACTCCCAAAGGCGGTCACAAAGTTTTCAGGATTTCATAAGTTGATGAAGCAAAAAAAAACGCTTGCATATGGGGGCAGTTTGATTGTATGTCCTATGACCCTTCTTGGCCAGTGGAAG GCAGAGATTGAATCTCATGTGCAACCTGGATCTGTATCAGTATATGTTCATTATGGACAAAGTAGACCAAGGGATGCGACTCTTTTAGCCCAAAGCGATGTTGTGATCACTACATATGGCGTTTTAGCATCAGAATTTTCTACAGAG AATTCTAAGGACAATGGGGGACTTTACTCAGTTAGTTGGTTTAGAGTGGTTCTTGATGAAGCGCACACCATAAAATCCTCTAAAAGCCAAATCTctattgctgctgctgctttaGTTGCTGGTCGCCGATGGTGTCTTACTGGCACCCCTATACAG AACAATCTGGAGGACATTTATAGTCTACTCCGGTTTTTGAGGGTAGAACCTTGGGCGAATTGGGCTTG GTGGAATAAACTCATCCAGAAACCCTTTGAGGAGGGTGATGAGAGAGGGTTAAGGCTGGTTCAATCTATCTTAAAGACGATAATGTTAAGGAGAACCAAGTTTAGCACTGATCGTGAAGGCAG GCCTATTTTAGTCCTTCCTCCTGCTGATATTCAGGTGGTTTACTGTGAACTCACAGAAGCTGAAAAAGACTTTTATGAGGCCTTGTTTAAAAGATCAAAG GTGAAATTTGATCAATTTGTTGAGCAAGGACGGGTTCTTCATAATTATGCATCCATATTGGAATTACTTTTACGCCTTCGCCAATGTTGTGATCACCCATTTCTTGTGATGAG TCGAGGTGATACACAAGAATTTTCAGATCTGAATAAGCTTGCAAGACATTTTCTAAAAGGCAGCCAGAATTCTGTGGAAGGGGAAGCCAAAGATGTGCCTTCACGGGCTTATGTTCAGGAAGTTGTTGAAGAAATGCGCAAGGGGGAACAGGGAGAGTGTCCCATATGTCTTGAAGCATTTGAAGATGCAGTATTGACAACTTGTGCTCATCGCTTATGCCGAGAATGTCTCTTGGCAAGTTGGCGGAATTCAACTTCTGGCTTATGTCCAGTTTGCAG GAAGAGTCTAAGTAAGCAAGATCTTATTACAGCACCAACTGACAGTCGGTTCCATGTTGATATTGAGAAAAACTGGGTGGAATCATCCAAAATAGTTATTCTTTTGCGTGAACTTGAATGTCTTCGTTCGTCAGGCTCAAAGAGCATTGTCTTCAGCCAGTGGACGGCCTTTCTGGACCTCCTGCAGATACCTCTTTCTCG GAGTAACATTCCATTTTTGCGCCTGGATGGGACTCTGAATCAACAGCAGCGCGAAAAAGTGTTAAAACAGTTTTCAGAAGACAGTGACATTCTG GTGTTGCTAATGTCACTGAAGGCCGGAGGAGTTGGAATAAATTTGACAGCAGCATCCAATGCCTTTGTCTTG GATCCATGGTGGAATCCAGCTGTAGAGGAACAAGCGGTCATGCGTATTCATCGCATCGGACAAACAAAAAGTGTGATGATCAAACGATTTATCGTGAAG GGAACAGTCGAGGAAAGAATGGAAGCAGTGCAAGCTCGTAAACAGCGGTTAATTTCTGGCGCCTTGACTGACCAAGAAGTTCGTTCGGCTCGCATAGAAGAACTAAAGATGCTTTTTACTTGA
- the LOC112190616 gene encoding DNA repair protein RAD5A isoform X2: MGNKITDELLSTVRSIVDSGYSDMDIIRALHMANNDVTAAINIIFDTPTPKSKERSDFASSPKISSPEVANSKPNGGDCPASSGDDVVGDVESSAGSEWWLVGCGEVAGLSTCRGRRIKPRDEVDFTFPLKISPSPGKVFGRGRPPAACSEIVRFSTTDSGEIGRIPKEWARCLLPLVRDKKVKIEGHCKSAPDVLSIMDTILLSISVHINSSMFLKQKQTSLKTASNSTEETVVHPLPTLFQLLGLTPFQKAEFTPGDLYTRKRPLDQKDSSGLCASIIHANISKNPSRNEDEVENEECISDAEVDNIVGVGDSSELEEMDPPAALLCELRPYQKQALHWMIQLEKGKCMDEAAMTLHPCWEAYHLADKRDRIIYLNAFSGDATTEFPSALQMARGGILADAMGLGKTIMTIALLVAHSGHGSSGSQPVSRSSSEDIEASDMSEYSSKLPKAVTKFSGFHKLMKQKKTLAYGGSLIVCPMTLLGQWKAEIESHVQPGSVSVYVHYGQSRPRDATLLAQSDVVITTYGVLASEFSTENSKDNGGLYSVSWFRVVLDEAHTIKSSKSQISIAAAALVAGRRWCLTGTPIQNNLEDIYSLLRFLRVEPWANWAWWNKLIQKPFEEGDERGLRLVQSILKTIMLRRTKFSTDREGRPILVLPPADIQVVYCELTEAEKDFYEALFKRSKVKFDQFVEQGRVLHNYASILELLLRLRQCCDHPFLVMSRGDTQEFSDLNKLARHFLKGSQNSVEGEAKDVPSRAYVQEVVEEMRKGEQGECPICLEAFEDAVLTTCAHRLCRECLLASWRNSTSGLCPVCRSNIPFLRLDGTLNQQQREKVLKQFSEDSDILVLLMSLKAGGVGINLTAASNAFVLDPWWNPAVEEQAVMRIHRIGQTKSVMIKRFIVKGTVEERMEAVQARKQRLISGALTDQEVRSARIEELKMLFT, from the exons ATGGGCAACAAAATCACCGACGAACTATTATCCACCGTTCGTTCAATCGTCGATTCCGGCTACTCCGACATGGACATAATCCGAGCCCTACACATGGCCAACAACGACGTCACCGCCGCGATCAACATCATCTTCGACACCCCCACACCCAAATCTAAAGAAAGGTCAGATTTCGCGAGCAGTCCCAAAATCTCGAGTCCTGAAGTCGCGAATTCGAAGCCGAACGGCGGCGATTGCCCCGCCAGTTCGGGCGATGATGTAGTAGGTGACGTGGAGAGTTCGGCCGGCAGCGAGTGGTGGTTGGTGGGTTGCGGCGAGGTGGCGGGGTTATCGACGTGTAGAGGGAGGAGGATCAAGCCCCGAGACGAAGTGGATTTCACATTTCCTTTGAAGATTTCGCCGTCTCCCGGCAAGGTTTTCGGGAGGGGACGGCCGCCGGCGGCGTGTTCGGAGATTGTGAGGTTCTCCACGACGGATTCCGGAGAG ATTGGACGAATACCCAAGGAATGGGCTCGGTGTCTGTTGCCACTTGTGAGAGATAAGAAGGTTAAAATCGAGGGGCATTGTAAATCTGCTCCTGATGTCTTGAGCATTATGGACACCATTCTCTTGTCTATAAG TGTGCATATCAATAGTTCTATGTTCCTTAAGCAAAAGCAGACCTCACTTAAGACGGCCAGTAATTCCACAGAGGAAACAGTGGTTCATCCTCTCCCGACATTGTTTCAGTTGCTAGGCCTAACTCCTTTCCAGAAG GCGGAATTTACTCCTGGTGACTTGTACACGAGAAAGCGCCCTTTAGACCAAAAG GACAGTTCTGGGCTTTGTGCCTCAATTATACATGCAAATATTTCTAAAAATCCTTCTAGAAATGAAGATGAAGTTGAAAATGAGGAATGTATTTCAGATGCTGAGGTTGATAACATTGTTGGGGTTGGAGATAGCTCTGAGTTAGAG GAAATGGATCCTCCTGCTGCACTTCTGTGTGAACTTCGTCCGTATCAAAAGCAGGCTCTTCATTGGATGATTCAACTTGAAAAGGGAAAATGCATGGATGAGGCAGCAATGACTCTTCACCCTTGTTGGGAGGCATATCATCTTGCAGACAA GAGGGACCGTATTATATATTTGAACGCATTTTCTGGTGACGCAACAACAGAATTTCCAAGCGCACTTCAAATGGCCAGAGGAGGA ATCCTAGCTGATGCTATGGGCCTGGGAAAGACGATTATGACAATAGCACTCCTTGTTGCTCATTCAGGACATGGATCATCAGGTAGTCAACCTGTGAGCCGGTCCTCCAGTGAAGATATTGAAGCCAGTGACATGTCAGAATATTCATCAAAACTCCCAAAGGCGGTCACAAAGTTTTCAGGATTTCATAAGTTGATGAAGCAAAAAAAAACGCTTGCATATGGGGGCAGTTTGATTGTATGTCCTATGACCCTTCTTGGCCAGTGGAAG GCAGAGATTGAATCTCATGTGCAACCTGGATCTGTATCAGTATATGTTCATTATGGACAAAGTAGACCAAGGGATGCGACTCTTTTAGCCCAAAGCGATGTTGTGATCACTACATATGGCGTTTTAGCATCAGAATTTTCTACAGAG AATTCTAAGGACAATGGGGGACTTTACTCAGTTAGTTGGTTTAGAGTGGTTCTTGATGAAGCGCACACCATAAAATCCTCTAAAAGCCAAATCTctattgctgctgctgctttaGTTGCTGGTCGCCGATGGTGTCTTACTGGCACCCCTATACAG AACAATCTGGAGGACATTTATAGTCTACTCCGGTTTTTGAGGGTAGAACCTTGGGCGAATTGGGCTTG GTGGAATAAACTCATCCAGAAACCCTTTGAGGAGGGTGATGAGAGAGGGTTAAGGCTGGTTCAATCTATCTTAAAGACGATAATGTTAAGGAGAACCAAGTTTAGCACTGATCGTGAAGGCAG GCCTATTTTAGTCCTTCCTCCTGCTGATATTCAGGTGGTTTACTGTGAACTCACAGAAGCTGAAAAAGACTTTTATGAGGCCTTGTTTAAAAGATCAAAG GTGAAATTTGATCAATTTGTTGAGCAAGGACGGGTTCTTCATAATTATGCATCCATATTGGAATTACTTTTACGCCTTCGCCAATGTTGTGATCACCCATTTCTTGTGATGAG TCGAGGTGATACACAAGAATTTTCAGATCTGAATAAGCTTGCAAGACATTTTCTAAAAGGCAGCCAGAATTCTGTGGAAGGGGAAGCCAAAGATGTGCCTTCACGGGCTTATGTTCAGGAAGTTGTTGAAGAAATGCGCAAGGGGGAACAGGGAGAGTGTCCCATATGTCTTGAAGCATTTGAAGATGCAGTATTGACAACTTGTGCTCATCGCTTATGCCGAGAATGTCTCTTGGCAAGTTGGCGGAATTCAACTTCTGGCTTATGTCCAGTTTGCAG GAGTAACATTCCATTTTTGCGCCTGGATGGGACTCTGAATCAACAGCAGCGCGAAAAAGTGTTAAAACAGTTTTCAGAAGACAGTGACATTCTG GTGTTGCTAATGTCACTGAAGGCCGGAGGAGTTGGAATAAATTTGACAGCAGCATCCAATGCCTTTGTCTTG GATCCATGGTGGAATCCAGCTGTAGAGGAACAAGCGGTCATGCGTATTCATCGCATCGGACAAACAAAAAGTGTGATGATCAAACGATTTATCGTGAAG GGAACAGTCGAGGAAAGAATGGAAGCAGTGCAAGCTCGTAAACAGCGGTTAATTTCTGGCGCCTTGACTGACCAAGAAGTTCGTTCGGCTCGCATAGAAGAACTAAAGATGCTTTTTACTTGA